The Actinomadura sp. WMMB 499 genome includes a window with the following:
- the holA gene encoding DNA polymerase III subunit delta codes for MLLSVSVEPIIVVIGDEELLVERAVGEVVASVRAGDPDLEVIDLAPGGLEPGRIAELTSPSLFGGGKVLVIRSAQDLGKDLTAEVLKYAKTPADDVVLVALHPGGAKGKALVDGLTKAKARKISCPKITKVGERVDFVRAEIRNAGGKISADGARGLIDAVGNDLRELAAACSQLVADTGGKIDDAAVARYYRGRAEVSGFTVADKAIEGQLAEALEQLRWALATGVPPVLIVSALAQGVRGLAKVGGAPRGARGAALAKDLGMPPWKIERVQRQLRAWSADGVARAMTVVAEADAAVKGAAADPAYALEKTVAEIVAARG; via the coding sequence ATGCTGCTCAGTGTGTCGGTTGAGCCCATCATCGTGGTCATCGGTGACGAAGAGCTGCTGGTCGAGCGTGCGGTCGGCGAGGTGGTCGCGTCCGTCCGGGCGGGGGACCCGGACCTCGAGGTGATCGATCTCGCCCCCGGGGGACTGGAACCCGGACGGATCGCGGAGTTGACCTCCCCGTCGCTGTTCGGCGGCGGCAAGGTGCTCGTCATCCGGTCGGCGCAGGACCTCGGCAAGGACCTGACGGCCGAGGTGCTGAAGTACGCGAAGACCCCGGCCGACGACGTGGTGCTCGTGGCCCTGCATCCCGGCGGCGCGAAGGGCAAGGCGCTGGTGGACGGGCTCACGAAGGCGAAGGCGCGCAAGATCTCGTGCCCCAAGATCACGAAGGTGGGGGAGCGGGTCGACTTCGTCCGGGCCGAGATCCGCAACGCCGGTGGCAAGATCTCGGCGGACGGGGCGCGGGGGCTGATCGACGCGGTCGGCAACGACCTGCGGGAGCTGGCGGCGGCGTGCAGCCAGCTCGTCGCCGACACCGGCGGGAAGATCGACGACGCCGCGGTGGCCCGGTACTACCGGGGACGTGCCGAGGTCAGCGGGTTCACGGTGGCGGACAAGGCCATCGAGGGGCAGCTCGCCGAGGCGCTCGAACAGCTGCGCTGGGCGCTCGCGACGGGCGTGCCCCCGGTGCTGATCGTCAGCGCGCTCGCGCAGGGCGTCCGGGGACTCGCGAAGGTCGGCGGCGCGCCGCGCGGCGCGCGGGGCGCGGCCCTCGCCAAGGACCTGGGCATGCCGCCGTGGAAGATCGAACGCGTGCAGCGGCAGTTGCGGGCCTGGTCGGCGGACGGTGTGGCGCGTGCGATGACGGTCGTCGCCGAGGCCGACGCGGCCGTGAAGGGCGCCGCCGCCGACCCCGCGTACGCGCTCGAGAAGACCGTCGCGGAGATCGTCGCCGCCCGCGGCTGA
- a CDS encoding SRPBCC family protein encodes MRLEITVDVAAPPERVWDVMTDVERLPDLTPSMESVELLDGPLRLAGRARVRQPRLATAVWTVTEFTDGESFTWESRGPGVTTTAGHLVLPAPDGATLRLTLVQQGPLAPAIGLLFGRRARAYVTMEANAVRRAAESA; translated from the coding sequence ATGCGCCTCGAGATCACCGTCGACGTCGCCGCGCCGCCCGAACGGGTCTGGGACGTCATGACCGACGTCGAACGGCTGCCCGACCTGACTCCGTCGATGGAGAGCGTCGAACTGCTCGACGGTCCGCTGCGCCTCGCGGGGCGTGCCCGCGTCCGGCAGCCGCGCCTCGCCACCGCCGTCTGGACGGTCACCGAGTTCACCGACGGCGAGTCGTTCACCTGGGAGTCGCGCGGACCCGGCGTCACCACGACCGCCGGACACCTCGTCCTTCCCGCCCCGGACGGCGCGACCCTGCGGCTGACGCTCGTCCAGCAGGGCCCGCTGGCACCCGCGATCGGCCTGCTGTTCGGCCGCCGCGCCCGGGCCTACGTCACGATGGAGGCGAACGCGGTGCGGAGGGCCGCCGAATCGGCCTGA
- a CDS encoding LysR family transcriptional regulator encodes MELSRVSTDALASFAVFADHLNFTRAAEELHVSQPALHVKVQKLAETLGRPLYTRHGRRLALTPAGEAAARFARDLDARVASFLADLHGTARMPTLAAGEGAYLYLLGGVVRPGIKLINGDRPRTLAAVRTGRADVGVAVLDLLPADLTATVLATYPQVLVMPAGHPLAAVPDLALADLAGTALIVPPPSGPHRVALERALRAADVPWTVAVEAEGWPLMLHFVSLGVGLAVVNGCVTPSPGLVTREIIDLPTVPYHALHLPSRADDPLVTDLLSAVRAVLRSS; translated from the coding sequence ATGGAACTGAGCCGGGTGTCCACCGACGCGCTCGCCTCCTTCGCCGTCTTCGCCGACCACCTCAACTTCACCCGGGCCGCCGAGGAACTGCACGTCTCGCAGCCCGCGCTGCACGTCAAGGTGCAGAAGCTCGCCGAGACGCTCGGCCGTCCCCTCTACACCCGGCACGGGCGCCGCCTCGCCCTCACCCCGGCGGGCGAGGCGGCCGCCCGTTTCGCCCGTGACCTCGACGCCCGCGTCGCGTCCTTCCTCGCCGACCTGCACGGCACCGCCCGCATGCCCACGCTCGCCGCCGGGGAGGGCGCCTACCTCTACCTGCTCGGCGGCGTCGTCCGCCCCGGCATCAAGCTGATCAACGGCGACCGGCCCCGGACCCTCGCGGCCGTCCGCACCGGCCGCGCCGACGTGGGCGTCGCCGTCCTGGACCTCCTGCCCGCCGACCTCACGGCCACCGTCCTGGCCACGTACCCGCAGGTCCTGGTCATGCCGGCGGGGCATCCGCTCGCCGCCGTCCCCGACCTGGCCCTCGCCGACCTCGCCGGCACCGCCCTGATCGTCCCGCCGCCGTCCGGCCCGCACCGCGTCGCGCTCGAGCGCGCGCTGCGCGCCGCCGACGTCCCCTGGACGGTCGCCGTCGAGGCCGAAGGCTGGCCGTTGATGCTGCACTTCGTCTCCCTCGGCGTCGGCCTCGCCGTCGTCAACGGCTGCGTTACCCCTTCCCCCGGCCTGGTGACCCGCGAGATCATCGACCTCCCGACCGTCCCCTACCACGCCCTGCACCTGCCGTCCCGCGCCGACGACCCACTGGTCACCGACCTGCTGTCGGCCGTCCGCGCCGTCCTCCGGAGTTCCTGA
- a CDS encoding RNA 2'-phosphotransferase gives MDERRAVRISKYLARHLRHRPSDIGLVLDREGWTDVGGLLAAAARHGFPFTRAELGHVVAADGKGRYALEGNRIRAVQGHSVPVELDLPVTPPPDLLYHGTVGRFVAAIRRDGLRPMGRHAVHLSPDRATARLVGARRGAPVVLVVRAGRMAADGHEFRVTSNGVWLAVSVPPRYLR, from the coding sequence ATGGACGAACGCCGCGCCGTGCGGATCTCGAAGTACCTCGCCCGCCACCTGCGGCACCGTCCCTCGGACATCGGCCTCGTCCTCGACCGGGAGGGCTGGACGGACGTCGGCGGCCTCCTCGCGGCCGCCGCCCGGCACGGCTTCCCCTTCACCCGCGCGGAACTCGGCCACGTCGTGGCGGCCGACGGCAAGGGCCGCTACGCGCTCGAGGGGAACCGGATCCGCGCCGTCCAGGGGCACTCCGTCCCCGTCGAGCTGGACCTTCCGGTCACTCCCCCGCCCGATCTGCTGTACCACGGCACCGTCGGACGGTTCGTCGCCGCGATCAGGCGCGACGGCCTCCGCCCGATGGGGCGCCACGCCGTCCACCTGTCCCCCGACCGCGCGACGGCGCGGCTGGTCGGCGCCCGCCGCGGCGCCCCGGTCGTCCTGGTGGTCCGGGCCGGGCGGATGGCCGCCGACGGGCACGAGTTCCGCGTCACCTCGAACGGCGTGTGGCTGGCGGTGTCCGTCCCGCCGCGATATCTCCGCTGA
- the rpsT gene encoding 30S ribosomal protein S20, translated as MANIKSQIKRNKQNEKARLRNKAVKSELKTAIRKFREAADAGNLEAAVAAQRSAAQKLDKAASKGVIHKNQAANRKSAIAKRAAALQAK; from the coding sequence GTGGCTAACATCAAGTCCCAGATCAAGCGCAACAAGCAGAACGAGAAGGCCCGCCTGCGCAACAAGGCCGTCAAGTCGGAACTGAAGACGGCGATCCGCAAGTTCCGCGAGGCCGCCGACGCCGGCAACCTCGAGGCCGCCGTCGCCGCCCAGCGCAGCGCGGCCCAGAAGCTGGACAAGGCCGCCAGCAAGGGCGTCATCCACAAGAACCAGGCCGCGAACCGCAAGTCGGCGATCGCCAAGCGCGCCGCCGCCCTGCAGGCCAAGTAA
- the lepA gene encoding translation elongation factor 4, which translates to MAAPQPNKTDPAIIRNFCIIAHIDHGKSTLADRMLQLTGVVEERQMRAQYLDRMDIERERGITIKSQAVRLPWTSGGVEHVLNLIDTPGHVDFSYEVSRSLAACEGAVLLVDAAQGIEAQTLANLYLAIEADLHLIPVLNKIDLPAAQPDKYAEEIAGIIGCDPADVLRVSGKTGEGVAELLDRIVETVPAPVGDPDGPARALIFDSVYDTYRGVVTYVRIVDGHLSRREKSLMMSTGAAHETLEVGVIAPEPKPVGGLGVGEVGYLITGVKDVRQARVGDTVTTASKSAPEPLGGYQDPKPMVFSGLYPVDGDQYPDLREALEKLRLNDAALVYEPETSAALGFGFRCGFLGLLHMEIVRERLEREFNLSLISTAPNVVYRAVMEDGTEFIVTNPSEFPTGKVGAVYEPIVKATLLTPSEHIGAIMELCQGRRGELLGMDYLSPERVEIRYTLPLAEIIFDFYDQLKTRTRGYASLDYEPSGEQESDLVKVDILLQGESVDAFSQIVHRDKSREYGLMMTAKLKELIPRQQYEVPIQAAVGARIIARENIRAIRKDVLAKCYGGDISRKRKLLEKQKEGKKRMKTIGRVDVPQEAFVAALSTGGGGETADKNKK; encoded by the coding sequence GTGGCAGCGCCTCAGCCCAACAAGACCGATCCCGCGATCATCCGCAACTTCTGCATCATCGCGCACATCGACCATGGAAAGTCGACGCTCGCGGACCGGATGCTGCAGCTGACCGGTGTCGTCGAGGAGCGCCAGATGCGCGCCCAGTACCTCGACCGCATGGACATCGAGCGCGAGCGCGGCATCACGATCAAGAGCCAGGCGGTCCGGCTGCCGTGGACGTCCGGCGGCGTCGAGCACGTCCTGAACCTGATCGACACCCCGGGGCACGTCGACTTCTCCTACGAGGTGTCCAGGTCGCTCGCGGCGTGCGAGGGCGCGGTCCTGCTGGTGGACGCGGCGCAGGGCATCGAGGCGCAGACGCTCGCGAACCTGTACCTGGCGATCGAGGCGGACCTGCACCTGATCCCGGTCCTCAACAAGATCGACCTGCCCGCGGCGCAGCCCGACAAGTACGCCGAGGAGATCGCCGGCATCATCGGCTGCGACCCGGCGGACGTCCTGCGCGTGTCGGGCAAGACGGGCGAGGGCGTCGCCGAACTGCTGGACCGGATAGTCGAGACGGTCCCGGCACCGGTCGGCGACCCCGACGGCCCGGCCCGCGCGCTGATCTTCGACTCGGTGTACGACACCTACCGCGGCGTCGTCACCTACGTCCGGATCGTGGACGGGCACCTGTCGCGGCGCGAGAAGAGCCTCATGATGTCGACGGGCGCCGCGCACGAGACCCTCGAGGTCGGCGTGATCGCGCCCGAGCCGAAGCCGGTCGGCGGGCTCGGCGTCGGCGAGGTCGGCTACCTGATCACCGGGGTGAAGGACGTCCGGCAGGCGCGCGTCGGCGACACGGTGACGACCGCGTCGAAGTCCGCGCCCGAGCCGCTCGGCGGCTACCAGGACCCCAAGCCCATGGTGTTCTCCGGCCTCTACCCGGTGGACGGCGACCAGTACCCCGACCTGCGGGAGGCGCTGGAGAAGCTGCGGCTGAACGACGCCGCGCTGGTCTACGAGCCGGAGACGTCGGCGGCGCTCGGGTTCGGGTTCCGCTGCGGTTTCCTCGGGCTCCTGCACATGGAGATCGTCCGGGAGCGGCTGGAGCGCGAGTTCAACCTGTCGCTGATCTCCACCGCGCCGAACGTCGTGTACCGGGCGGTGATGGAGGACGGCACCGAGTTCATCGTCACGAACCCCAGCGAGTTCCCCACCGGCAAGGTCGGCGCGGTGTACGAGCCGATCGTGAAGGCGACGCTGCTGACGCCGTCCGAGCACATCGGCGCGATCATGGAGCTGTGCCAGGGGCGGCGCGGCGAGTTGCTCGGCATGGACTACCTGTCGCCCGAGCGGGTCGAGATCCGCTACACGCTGCCGCTCGCCGAGATCATCTTCGACTTCTACGACCAGCTCAAGACGCGGACCCGCGGCTACGCGTCGCTGGACTATGAGCCAAGCGGGGAACAGGAGTCCGACCTGGTGAAGGTCGACATCCTGCTGCAGGGCGAGTCCGTGGACGCGTTCAGCCAGATCGTCCACCGGGACAAGTCCCGCGAGTACGGGCTGATGATGACCGCGAAGCTCAAGGAACTGATCCCGCGGCAGCAGTACGAGGTGCCGATCCAGGCGGCGGTGGGCGCCCGCATCATCGCCCGGGAGAACATCCGCGCCATCCGCAAGGACGTCCTCGCCAAGTGCTACGGCGGCGACATCTCCCGCAAGCGCAAGCTGCTGGAGAAGCAGAAGGAAGGCAAGAAGCGGATGAAGACCATCGGCCGGGTGGACGTCCCGCAGGAGGCCTTCGTCGCGGCGCTGTCCACCGGCGGCGGGGGCGAGACCGCCGACAAGAACAAGAAGTAG
- a CDS encoding DUF4870 domain-containing protein has product MAYGPPPSQGQGQPWQQPGNLWQQQPQQGSQHPPGGPPPGQQQQPPRTRPLPGHYGPVSDDERTWSLMAYVGQFLVGVIAPAVVYLGKPRSAFARRHAAQGLNMGLAAVAVWLVGLLLSLAVDVLIWAPLIFTAVVMFFLVYAGRAANRGEFRRVPAAVAWPLIKK; this is encoded by the coding sequence ATGGCCTACGGGCCTCCCCCCTCGCAGGGCCAGGGACAGCCCTGGCAGCAGCCCGGCAACCTCTGGCAGCAGCAGCCCCAGCAGGGCTCGCAGCATCCACCCGGCGGGCCGCCGCCCGGGCAGCAGCAGCAGCCCCCGCGGACACGGCCGCTGCCGGGCCACTACGGGCCGGTCAGCGACGACGAGCGGACCTGGTCCCTGATGGCCTACGTGGGTCAGTTCCTCGTCGGCGTGATCGCGCCCGCGGTCGTCTACCTGGGCAAGCCGCGCTCGGCGTTCGCCCGGCGGCACGCGGCGCAGGGCCTGAACATGGGCCTGGCCGCCGTCGCCGTGTGGCTGGTCGGCCTGCTGCTGTCGCTGGCCGTCGACGTCCTCATCTGGGCGCCGCTGATCTTCACCGCGGTCGTGATGTTCTTCCTGGTGTACGCGGGACGCGCCGCCAACCGCGGCGAGTTCCGGCGCGTGCCGGCCGCGGTGGCCTGGCCCCTGATCAAGAAGTAG
- the hemW gene encoding radical SAM family heme chaperone HemW, whose amino-acid sequence MPATLPDGDPVPADGALPSGALDGLGTRPFAFYVHVPFCVTRCGYCDFNTYTATELGPGASRDTYADTAVAEVRMARRVLGDADLPVETVFVGGGTPTLLAPDDLGRVLAAIDAEFGLAPGAEITTEANPESVDDAYLGKLREAGFTRVSYGMQSAREHVLAVLERTHTPGRVPQVVDWTREAGFEHINLDLIYGTPGETDDDWRASLEAALECEPDHVSAYALIVEEGTRLAAQVRRGELAAPDDDAMADRYLLADDLLSAHGLHWYEISNWATGPDAACRHNLLYWTGADWWGVGPGAHSHVGGTRWWNVKHPAAHASRLAEGVTPAHAREVLGAEDRRIERIMLELRLAAGCPTGVLDGAAVRRLVADGLLDPGPYAAGRAVLTRRGRLLADAAVMALT is encoded by the coding sequence ATGCCCGCGACCCTGCCCGACGGCGACCCCGTACCGGCCGACGGCGCGCTGCCGTCCGGCGCCCTCGACGGTCTGGGGACGCGGCCCTTCGCGTTCTACGTGCACGTCCCGTTCTGCGTGACCCGCTGCGGCTACTGCGACTTCAACACCTACACCGCCACCGAGCTGGGGCCGGGCGCGAGCCGCGACACCTACGCCGACACCGCGGTCGCCGAGGTGCGGATGGCGCGCCGCGTCCTCGGCGACGCCGACCTGCCGGTCGAGACGGTCTTCGTCGGCGGCGGCACCCCGACCCTCCTCGCGCCGGACGACCTGGGCCGCGTCCTCGCCGCCATCGACGCCGAGTTCGGCCTCGCCCCGGGAGCCGAGATCACCACGGAGGCGAACCCGGAGTCGGTGGACGACGCGTACCTCGGCAAGCTCCGCGAGGCCGGATTCACCCGCGTCTCCTACGGCATGCAGAGCGCGCGCGAGCACGTCCTGGCCGTCCTGGAACGCACCCACACGCCCGGACGCGTTCCCCAGGTCGTCGACTGGACGCGCGAGGCGGGCTTCGAGCACATCAACCTCGACCTCATCTACGGCACCCCAGGGGAGACGGACGACGACTGGAGGGCCTCACTGGAGGCGGCCCTCGAATGCGAACCCGACCACGTGTCGGCCTACGCGCTGATCGTCGAGGAGGGCACCCGCCTGGCCGCGCAGGTCCGCCGCGGCGAGCTGGCGGCCCCCGACGACGACGCCATGGCCGACCGGTACCTGCTGGCCGACGACCTGCTCTCCGCCCACGGCCTGCACTGGTACGAGATCTCCAACTGGGCGACCGGCCCGGACGCCGCGTGCCGCCACAACCTCCTCTACTGGACGGGCGCGGACTGGTGGGGCGTCGGTCCCGGCGCCCACAGCCACGTCGGCGGCACCCGCTGGTGGAACGTCAAGCACCCGGCCGCCCACGCGTCCCGTCTCGCCGAGGGCGTCACCCCCGCGCACGCCCGCGAGGTCCTCGGCGCCGAGGACCGCCGCATCGAGCGGATCATGCTCGAGCTGCGCCTCGCGGCCGGCTGCCCCACCGGCGTCCTCGACGGCGCCGCCGTCCGCCGCCTCGTCGCCGATGGCCTCCTCGACCCCGGCCCGTACGCCGCGGGCCGCGCCGTCCTCACCCGCCGCGGCCGCCTCCTCGCGGACGCCGCCGTGATGGCCCTGACCTGA
- a CDS encoding DUF3097 domain-containing protein yields the protein MRSKDYGNDVLSGDWRRPRKGRIPEVPAEPGLVAEDPDSGFCGAVVACDKFGVTLEDRFGKRRVFPLTKSGFLIDGAPVTLVRPRAAPRGSARSASGSVAVQGLRARVAEESRIYVEGLHDAELVEKIWGHDLRVEGVVVEYLEGVDDLPAIVEEFDPGEGRRLGVLVDHLVEGSKETRIAARVSSPHVLVTGHPFIDIWEAVKPAAVGIPAWPRVPRGVPWKEGVLDALGWDGGTGAAWKRILGSVSTYTDLEPALLGRVEELIDFVTAAQAS from the coding sequence GTGCGGAGTAAGGACTACGGCAACGACGTGCTCTCGGGCGACTGGCGCAGGCCCCGCAAGGGCCGGATCCCGGAGGTCCCGGCCGAGCCGGGGCTGGTCGCCGAGGATCCGGACAGCGGGTTCTGCGGCGCCGTCGTGGCCTGCGACAAGTTCGGCGTCACCCTCGAGGACCGCTTCGGCAAGCGCCGCGTGTTCCCCCTCACCAAGTCGGGCTTCCTGATCGACGGCGCACCGGTCACGCTCGTCCGCCCGCGGGCCGCCCCGCGCGGCTCGGCGCGCTCGGCGTCCGGCTCCGTCGCCGTCCAGGGCCTGCGCGCCCGGGTGGCCGAGGAGAGCCGCATCTACGTCGAGGGCCTGCACGACGCCGAGCTGGTCGAGAAGATCTGGGGCCACGACCTGCGCGTCGAGGGCGTCGTGGTCGAGTACCTGGAGGGCGTGGACGACCTGCCGGCGATCGTCGAGGAGTTCGATCCCGGTGAGGGCCGCCGCCTCGGCGTCCTGGTCGACCACCTCGTCGAGGGCTCCAAGGAGACCCGGATCGCCGCGCGGGTCTCGTCCCCGCACGTCCTGGTGACCGGCCACCCGTTCATCGACATCTGGGAGGCCGTCAAGCCGGCGGCCGTGGGCATCCCCGCCTGGCCTCGCGTGCCGCGCGGCGTCCCGTGGAAGGAGGGCGTCCTGGACGCCCTCGGCTGGGACGGCGGCACGGGCGCCGCGTGGAAGCGGATCCTCGGATCCGTGAGCACCTACACGGACCTGGAACCGGCCCTCCTGGGGCGTGTGGAGGAACTGATCGACTTCGTGACCGCCGCTCAGGCTTCGTGA
- the hrcA gene encoding heat-inducible transcriptional repressor HrcA, translating into MLDDRKLSVLRAIVEDFVSTNEPVGSKALTDRHNLGVSPATIRNDMAVLEEQGYIAQPHTSAGRVPTDKGYRLFVDRLSTIKPLSPAERRAIETFLSGAYDLDDVVGRTVKLLAQLTRQVAVVQYPSLTRSTVRHVELVTVAESRLLLVLITDTGRVEQRVIETPGDISEESVGHLRALLNTCLDGLGLGEVPTAVADLPDKVGPDERPVAAAVLSVLLETLVERHEEKIVFAGAANLAAVDFSQSLREVLVALEEQVVLMRLLGESGHSSTVTVRIGTENPEMGLRSTSVVAADYGVGDLTLARLGVLGPTRMDYPSTMGAVRAVARYVGQILAGS; encoded by the coding sequence GTGCTGGACGACCGGAAACTCTCGGTCCTGCGCGCCATCGTCGAGGACTTCGTGTCCACGAACGAACCGGTGGGCTCCAAGGCCCTCACGGACCGGCACAACCTCGGCGTGTCCCCGGCCACGATCCGCAACGACATGGCGGTGCTCGAGGAGCAGGGGTACATCGCGCAGCCGCACACGAGCGCGGGCCGCGTCCCCACGGACAAGGGGTACCGCCTGTTCGTCGACCGGCTGTCGACGATCAAGCCGCTGTCGCCGGCCGAGCGCCGCGCGATCGAGACGTTCCTGTCCGGCGCCTACGACCTCGACGACGTCGTCGGCCGGACGGTGAAGCTGCTCGCGCAGCTCACCCGGCAGGTCGCGGTGGTCCAGTACCCCTCGCTGACGCGGTCGACGGTGCGGCACGTGGAGCTGGTGACGGTGGCCGAGAGCCGGCTGCTGCTCGTCCTGATCACCGACACCGGACGGGTGGAACAGCGGGTCATCGAGACGCCCGGCGACATCTCCGAGGAATCGGTGGGGCACCTGCGGGCGTTGCTCAACACGTGCCTGGACGGGCTGGGCCTCGGCGAGGTGCCGACCGCCGTCGCGGACCTGCCGGACAAGGTCGGCCCGGACGAGCGGCCGGTGGCGGCCGCGGTGCTGTCGGTGCTGCTGGAGACGCTCGTCGAGCGGCACGAGGAGAAGATCGTCTTCGCCGGGGCCGCGAACCTGGCGGCGGTGGACTTCTCGCAGAGCCTCCGGGAGGTGCTGGTCGCGCTGGAGGAGCAGGTCGTGCTGATGCGGTTGCTCGGCGAGTCCGGCCATTCCTCTACAGTTACGGTGCGGATCGGCACCGAGAACCCCGAAATGGGGCTCCGATCGACCTCGGTCGTCGCCGCCGACTACGGCGTCGGCGACCTCACGCTGGCCCGGCTGGGAGTGCTCGGGCCTACACGCATGGATTACCCCAGCACGATGGGAGCGGTACGGGCAGTGGCACGCTACGTGGGACAGATCCTGGCGGGGTCGTAA
- the dnaJ gene encoding molecular chaperone DnaJ: protein MANDYYATLGVRRDASADEVKKAYRRLARELHPDVNPDPETQEKFKEITQAYEVLSDPKKREMYDLGADPFAPGGGAGGAGGFGGAGFPFSDIMDAFFGTSASRGPRSRARRGRNATLRVELDLSETAFGTTRELTVDTAVACSACEATGCAPGTHPDTCDTCHGRGEVQQVQRSFLGQVMTARPCPACGGFGSVIRNPCTECSGDGRVRTRRTVKVKIPAGVENGIHIQLAGEGEVGPGGGPPGDLFLEIVERAHPIFEREGDDLHCTVEIPMTAAALGTSVTIETLDAAEEIDIKPGTQSGQVITLYNRGVRHLNESGRGDLMIHVNVETPGRLDEEQEELLRRLATLRGEERPPGKFAPGQRGMFSRLRDVFNQH, encoded by the coding sequence GTGGCCAACGACTACTACGCGACCCTGGGGGTCCGCCGGGACGCCAGCGCCGACGAGGTCAAGAAGGCCTACCGCCGGCTCGCACGGGAGCTCCACCCGGACGTCAACCCGGATCCGGAGACCCAGGAGAAGTTCAAGGAGATCACCCAGGCGTACGAGGTGCTCTCCGACCCGAAGAAGCGCGAGATGTACGACCTGGGCGCGGACCCGTTCGCGCCCGGCGGCGGTGCGGGCGGCGCCGGCGGGTTCGGCGGCGCGGGTTTCCCCTTCAGCGACATCATGGACGCCTTCTTCGGGACGTCCGCGTCGCGCGGCCCCCGGTCGCGGGCGCGTCGCGGGCGGAACGCGACGCTGCGGGTCGAGCTCGACCTGTCGGAGACCGCGTTCGGCACGACCCGGGAGCTGACCGTGGACACGGCGGTCGCCTGCTCGGCCTGCGAGGCGACGGGCTGCGCGCCCGGCACCCACCCGGACACCTGTGACACCTGTCACGGGCGCGGCGAGGTGCAGCAGGTGCAGCGCTCGTTCCTCGGCCAGGTCATGACGGCCCGGCCCTGCCCGGCCTGCGGCGGGTTCGGCTCGGTGATCCGCAACCCGTGCACCGAGTGCTCCGGGGACGGACGCGTCCGCACCCGGCGCACCGTCAAGGTCAAGATCCCGGCCGGGGTGGAGAACGGCATCCACATCCAGCTCGCCGGCGAGGGCGAGGTCGGCCCGGGCGGCGGCCCGCCCGGCGACCTGTTCCTGGAGATCGTGGAGCGGGCCCACCCGATCTTCGAGCGGGAGGGCGACGACCTGCACTGCACGGTCGAGATCCCGATGACGGCGGCGGCGCTCGGCACCAGCGTCACGATCGAGACGCTCGACGCGGCCGAGGAGATCGACATCAAGCCGGGCACGCAGTCCGGCCAGGTGATCACCCTCTACAACCGGGGCGTGCGGCACCTCAACGAGAGCGGGCGCGGCGACCTGATGATCCACGTGAACGTGGAGACGCCCGGCAGGCTCGACGAGGAGCAGGAGGAACTCCTGCGCCGCCTGGCGACGCTGCGCGGCGAGGAGCGCCCGCCCGGCAAGTTCGCCCCCGGGCAGCGCGGCATGTTCTCGCGGCTGCGGGACGTGTTCAACCAGCACTGA
- a CDS encoding 16S rRNA (uracil(1498)-N(3))-methyltransferase produces MSPPVFLAAADALERDRVVLDGPEGRHAATVRRLRPGERVDLTDGEGLLAECVVTAADRVSLTLEVAARHREPPPSPRLVVVQALPKGDRGELAVETMTEAGVDEIVPWAAARCVTQWRPDRREKALNRWRNAAREAGKQARRSRLPQLPDLASTAAVAGRLAGASAALVLHEDAAEPLSAVRPPADGEIVLVVGPEGGITEDELAAFGAAGGRPVRLGPTVLRTSTAGVAAAAVLLAATGRW; encoded by the coding sequence ATGAGCCCGCCGGTGTTCCTCGCCGCGGCGGACGCGCTGGAGCGCGACCGTGTCGTCCTGGACGGCCCCGAGGGGCGGCACGCGGCGACAGTGCGGCGGCTGCGGCCCGGGGAGCGCGTCGACCTCACCGACGGGGAGGGGCTGCTCGCCGAGTGCGTCGTCACGGCGGCCGACCGGGTCTCGCTCACGCTGGAGGTCGCGGCCCGGCACCGGGAGCCGCCGCCGAGCCCCCGCCTCGTCGTCGTGCAGGCGCTGCCCAAGGGCGACCGGGGCGAGCTGGCCGTGGAGACGATGACCGAGGCGGGCGTGGACGAGATCGTCCCGTGGGCCGCCGCGCGGTGCGTCACCCAGTGGCGTCCCGACCGCCGCGAGAAGGCCCTGAACCGCTGGCGGAACGCCGCGCGGGAGGCCGGCAAGCAGGCGCGGCGCAGCCGGTTGCCTCAGCTGCCGGACCTCGCGTCGACCGCCGCCGTGGCCGGGCGGCTCGCGGGGGCGTCCGCCGCGCTCGTCCTGCACGAGGACGCCGCCGAGCCGCTCAGCGCCGTCCGTCCGCCCGCGGACGGCGAGATCGTCCTGGTGGTCGGCCCCGAGGGCGGGATCACCGAGGACGAGCTGGCCGCGTTCGGCGCCGCCGGGGGACGTCCGGTGCGGCTCGGCCCGACGGTGCTGCGCACCTCGACGGCGGGCGTCGCCGCGGCCGCCGTCCTGCTGGCCGCCACCGGCCGCTGGTGA